A region of the Halodesulfovibrio sp. MK-HDV genome:
ATGAATTTGTGCAGGTGCCTGTTGTTGATACAGCAGGAATACCGCTTACCGCTTCTGATATTGCCGTTGCAAAGAGTCTTGCGGTTGCTCTGAAGGCTGCCGATCCTGTTAAAATTGAAGAATTATTGCCGCAAGCTGTTGCGTTCCTACCGCAGGCGGATTCTGTTGCTTTGGAATCATTAGTTTTCCAGTATGACTATGAAAAAGCACGAAGCCATTTGCTTGCATGTGAGTCGGTTTCTACTTTTAGAAATGCATAGGAAGGATGAGAAACACTGTGAGAAAAAAACCGTTAATTCTTGTTGTTGATGACAATCCGGTAAACCTGCGCATTCTTGTAGATAACCTTCAAGAAAAATATGCGCTGGTTGTGGCTAAAACCGGTGAAAAAGCGCTGGAACATGCCGTTGTGCAGCGACCGGATCTTATTCTGTTGGATATTGTATTGCCTGACATGGATGGCTTTGCCGTTTGTGAGGAACTACAACAGCAGGAAGCGACGCGCAGCATTCCGGTGATATTTATTTCCAGTATGCAGGACCCCGAATATAAAACCCGCGCGTTCAGCGTTGGGGGCGTAGACTATGTAACCAAGCCGTTCCATCAGGCAGAAGTGGTTGCAAGGGTTCATACTCATTTGCTTCTAAAGGGTATGCGGGAACGTCTTGAAGAAAAGAACGTACTCGTAAAGCAGGAACTGAGTGAAAACCGCCGCCAGCTGAATACTCTTATGGATAACTTACCGGGAATTGCCTACCGGAGTGACGTGGATAAGTTGCGGACTATGCAATTTATGAGCGTTGGAACTCATGAAATTACTGGCTTTCCCCATACGCATTTCACAGAAGATGGCATGGAGCCGTTTATCTCTGTTGTCGCAGAAGATGACAGAATAGAACTTACAGAACGTTTGCAGGCTGCTTTGGCTGCCCGTTTGCGTTTCGAACACGTTTACCGGATTCAGCCTAAATCGGGAGATTCCCGATGGGTTCGTGAACAGGCCGTAGGGCTATATGACGACGACGGAACTCCGTTTGCCATTGAAGGTTTTATTTCTGACGTTACTGAAAGTAAAATGCAGGAACTTGGTATCTGCGAAGAAAACCGCCAGCTTAAAAGTAAAATGAAGGCGCATTATTTTGGTAACATTGTTGGCAACTCCGAACCGATGCAGAACATTTATGAAATGATTCTGAAGGCTGGAGCAACCGACGACAACGTGATTGTGTATGGCGAGTCTGGCACAGGTAAAGAACTTGTGTCCCGTGCTGTGCATGACAACAGTTCCCGATTTAATCGAAATTATGTTCCTGTAAACTGCGGTGCTATTCCTGAACAACTTTTTGAGAGTGAATTTTTTGGACATAAAAAAGGTGCATTTACCGGTGCGGTAGGAAGTCGCAAAGGGTATTTAGAGCAGGCAGATGACGGAACTCTTTTCCTTGATGAACTAGGTGAAATTAGCCTTATCGGACAAATTAAATTGTTGCGTGCTATTGAAGGCGGCGGGTTTACCCCAGTAGGGGGCACAGAGCTTGTGCATACTCGTCCACGCATTGTAGCGGCAACAAACCGAGATCTGATGGAGCTGGTTCAGCAAGGGCAAATGCGAAGCGACTTTTATTACCGTATTCATGTTGTGCCTATCTACATTCCGCCATTGCGCGACCGCAAAGAAGATATTCCGTTGCTTATCGATCACTTCCTTAGAGTGTTGCCGGAACTGGATGGCCGACCACAGATTACAACGGAAGTCCTCAATGCATTCATGACCTATGACTGGCCGGGTAATATCAGGGAAATGCAGAATGCTTTGCACCAGTATTTAAACCTCGGAACCCTTTCGTTGGGCGGGGAACGTATTATTACTGGGAGCAACAGAGTTGGAATGCAAGTGCTTCAGGAGCCACTTGATACCGCAATGTCACGTTTTGAACGTCAGTATATTATGGATATTTTGAAAGCGAATGAATGGCATCGATCGCATACCGCTCGAACTTTGCAAGTCGATAGACGTACGTTATTCCGTAAAATGAAGCAGCACGGTATTGATGAAGCATAAGAGCTTTTACCTTGGCTGAACTTTTCAAGATAAATAAAAATTCCCTCGTAGAAAAATCTGCGAGGGAGTTTTTATTTGGGCTGAACTTGAGTTGGTTTTGAAAAATGTAATGCGGTTAAGAGCACGAGATAAATATTTTATCCATAAGAATGTTGTGCTGAGCGATGCTCTTTCCCGTGTCCGTAAGTTACTCAAAAAGCTTATTGGCTTTTTCTTTGGCGTCTTCGACAGCCTGATCGATTTTCTTGCCTGCTTTTTCTGCAGGACCATCTTCTTTGCACCCCATAAGTGGGAGCGTTAATGTTGCAACAAGAAGAAGAGTGACAATACGTTTCATAACAATATCCTTAGATGGAAAATCCGCTTAAAGCATACTAATTTCAAATTTGTTAGTAATAGCGGTGAGGTAGTAAAGGTTGTAGCAGCGCATTTGTCAGTAACTCCAATGAGAACAGTATGTAATGTGTAGTAGAAGTAGATTCTCATTATGCATACTATATACTGGAGATCGGTAGTATCTTGAAAGTTGGAATCAAGGTCAATCGATAAGGTCGCGCAGTAAAGTTACAACAAAGCCCTGTCACAGATAATGACAGGACTTTGTTGTAACCTAACCTGCTGTATTTATAAGTACGGGCTTACACGTAAATCTTTGTTCATTTAATGGTGCGCCATGAAGAATTAGAATGCTCGGCCAACGGCTTAGAAGAGTGAGAAGTGTTTAATAAGGGTGGTAAATTAAGAGGTTGTGGTGTCGGACATGTTTCGGGTGTTCATGATATTTCGCACTTTTAATGAGCAAGGTGTTGTTCACGGTATGCTTGAACTGGGTGAATCAAATCAACTATGCCGTATCTGATTACGCTGGGCTGACCTGAACTAACTTGATGACTACCTCGGTCAACTCATCTGCAAAGGACTCGTCCATTGGAGCGTGACCTATGAGCAGGCGATACCACATGGTGCCAAAAACAATATCAATCAACATTTCCAGATTCTGTTCGGGGCTAATCCGTCCACGCTCCATTGCTTGTAGAAAAATAGAG
Encoded here:
- a CDS encoding sigma 54-interacting transcriptional regulator, whose product is MRKKPLILVVDDNPVNLRILVDNLQEKYALVVAKTGEKALEHAVVQRPDLILLDIVLPDMDGFAVCEELQQQEATRSIPVIFISSMQDPEYKTRAFSVGGVDYVTKPFHQAEVVARVHTHLLLKGMRERLEEKNVLVKQELSENRRQLNTLMDNLPGIAYRSDVDKLRTMQFMSVGTHEITGFPHTHFTEDGMEPFISVVAEDDRIELTERLQAALAARLRFEHVYRIQPKSGDSRWVREQAVGLYDDDGTPFAIEGFISDVTESKMQELGICEENRQLKSKMKAHYFGNIVGNSEPMQNIYEMILKAGATDDNVIVYGESGTGKELVSRAVHDNSSRFNRNYVPVNCGAIPEQLFESEFFGHKKGAFTGAVGSRKGYLEQADDGTLFLDELGEISLIGQIKLLRAIEGGGFTPVGGTELVHTRPRIVAATNRDLMELVQQGQMRSDFYYRIHVVPIYIPPLRDRKEDIPLLIDHFLRVLPELDGRPQITTEVLNAFMTYDWPGNIREMQNALHQYLNLGTLSLGGERIITGSNRVGMQVLQEPLDTAMSRFERQYIMDILKANEWHRSHTARTLQVDRRTLFRKMKQHGIDEA
- a CDS encoding transport-associated protein, which produces MKRIVTLLLVATLTLPLMGCKEDGPAEKAGKKIDQAVEDAKEKANKLFE